One region of Terricaulis silvestris genomic DNA includes:
- a CDS encoding dihydrofolate reductase family protein: protein MQEVSGTGAPALGSEAMAQLFLQIATSLDGYIEDANHDIGWMIEDPSIDPFMTDVLRGVDGMIFGKTAHKLLAEFWPTAGEQKGASDELKAQAELMNRMPKYVLTHGGEETGWNNSHAIRAEDVPRLKRDAKRPIALYAGAGAAQALMDQLDEIRLIQYPILLGAGTPLFAEDSRRRPLRLLESRAAALRASLRWLSCGEVRPRRPCLIE from the coding sequence ATGCAAGAAGTTTCCGGAACCGGCGCGCCGGCGCTGGGTTCGGAAGCTATGGCGCAGCTCTTCCTGCAAATCGCAACCTCGCTCGATGGCTACATCGAAGACGCCAATCACGACATTGGCTGGATGATTGAAGACCCCTCGATCGATCCGTTCATGACTGACGTGTTACGCGGCGTGGACGGGATGATCTTCGGCAAGACGGCGCACAAGCTGCTCGCGGAATTCTGGCCGACGGCGGGCGAGCAGAAAGGCGCGTCGGACGAGTTGAAGGCGCAAGCGGAGCTGATGAACCGGATGCCGAAGTATGTGCTGACTCATGGCGGCGAGGAGACCGGCTGGAACAATTCGCACGCAATTCGCGCCGAAGACGTGCCGCGGCTAAAACGCGACGCGAAGCGGCCGATCGCGCTCTATGCCGGCGCTGGTGCGGCTCAAGCACTGATGGATCAACTCGATGAGATACGGTTGATCCAGTATCCCATTTTGCTTGGGGCGGGCACGCCGCTCTTCGCCGAGGACAGTAGGCGAAGACCGCTGCGTCTGCTTGAGAGCCGTGCTGCAGCGCTACGCGCCAGCTTAAGGTGGTTGAGCTGTGGGGAAGTGAGGCCGCGCCGTCCCTGCCTCATAGAATAG
- a CDS encoding glucose 1-dehydrogenase has translation MSELAGRVALVTGGARGLGAAAAKALAEKGAKVVVSDVSDGRETANAIDGAFVKHDVTSEDEWIAAITFAKETFGGLDILVNNAGIFWAKPLAMETLESFRKMQQVNVEGVFLGLKHAIPVIAERAEKWDGGGSIVNLSSVAGLVGAPMTLAYNASKGAVRLMTKAAALECARAGQKVRVNSVHPGIINTQMMTDAAEQMAGASGVNDMMERFAAFHPMGRLGRDIDVANAVAFLASDKAAFMTGSELVVDGGMTAM, from the coding sequence ATGAGCGAACTTGCAGGGCGCGTGGCGTTGGTGACAGGCGGCGCGCGAGGGCTGGGCGCCGCGGCGGCGAAGGCGTTGGCGGAGAAGGGCGCGAAGGTTGTCGTGAGCGACGTAAGCGATGGCCGCGAGACGGCGAACGCCATCGACGGCGCGTTCGTGAAGCATGACGTCACTAGCGAAGATGAATGGATCGCGGCCATAACGTTCGCGAAGGAGACGTTCGGCGGGCTCGATATCCTCGTCAACAACGCCGGCATCTTTTGGGCCAAGCCGCTGGCGATGGAGACGCTGGAAAGCTTCCGCAAGATGCAGCAGGTGAACGTCGAGGGCGTGTTTCTCGGGCTGAAGCACGCCATTCCGGTCATCGCCGAGCGAGCTGAGAAATGGGATGGCGGCGGGTCTATCGTGAACCTGTCGTCGGTGGCGGGGCTTGTCGGCGCGCCGATGACGCTGGCCTACAATGCCTCAAAGGGCGCGGTGCGGCTGATGACGAAGGCGGCGGCGCTGGAGTGTGCGCGGGCTGGGCAGAAGGTGCGCGTGAACTCGGTGCACCCCGGCATCATCAACACGCAGATGATGACCGACGCGGCCGAGCAGATGGCGGGCGCGAGCGGCGTCAATGACATGATGGAACGCTTTGCCGCGTTTCACCCGATGGGGCGATTGGGGCGCGACATCGATGTTGCAAACGCGGTGGCGTTTCTGGCGTCGGACAAAGCGGCGTTTATGACGGGCAGCGAGCTGGTCGTCGATGGCGGCATGACGGCGATGTGA
- a CDS encoding MATE family efflux transporter, producing the protein MASTPKLRHVDLTQGPITRTLVMFSLPVLGTSVLQSLNGSVNAIWVGRLLGEQALTATANATLILIFMLGAVFGVGMAATILVGQAVGAKKPDEVKRIVGTAMTFFIILSAVTAIAGYTLSEPILRLMQTPPEVTPLAVTYLRVIFLSLPFMFVSALLIMIQRGAGDAKTPFRFSILAVGLDIAFNPLLILGVGPLPEMGIAGAAMATLLSQAISMVVMVAYLYWRKSEIVLYRGEWHFLKPDPAIMKTLVVKGLPMGAQMLVVSISAVVMMAMINSYGAQTAAAYAVAMQLWTYLQMPAMAIGMGVSSFAAQNVGAKRWDRVDATARSGVGVNVALTGALIVVLYIVDPYLVQLFLPGNPEAIALAEHINNIGAWAYVGFGVMFVLFGVVRATGAVTPPLLIMAFSLFVVRISFAVLLQPYWGADAIWWSFAVSMMTSMLLSVAYYRWGGWRKSRMGPAHVEEAPDTGAGAPAIDAMAANAVAIDDEPQKA; encoded by the coding sequence ATGGCCAGCACTCCGAAACTTCGCCACGTCGATCTCACACAGGGACCGATTACCCGCACGCTCGTTATGTTCTCGCTGCCGGTGCTTGGCACCAGTGTGTTGCAGTCGCTGAACGGGTCGGTGAATGCGATCTGGGTCGGGCGGCTGTTGGGCGAGCAGGCGCTGACGGCGACGGCCAACGCGACGCTCATTCTGATCTTCATGCTGGGCGCGGTGTTCGGCGTCGGCATGGCGGCGACGATCCTGGTTGGCCAGGCGGTGGGCGCGAAGAAACCGGACGAGGTGAAGCGCATCGTCGGCACGGCGATGACGTTTTTCATCATCCTCTCCGCGGTCACGGCGATCGCCGGCTACACTTTGAGCGAGCCGATCCTGCGGCTGATGCAAACGCCGCCGGAAGTGACGCCGCTGGCGGTGACGTATCTGCGGGTGATCTTCTTGTCGCTGCCGTTCATGTTCGTCTCGGCGCTGCTGATCATGATCCAGCGCGGCGCGGGCGATGCGAAGACGCCGTTCCGGTTTTCGATCCTGGCTGTCGGGCTCGACATTGCGTTCAACCCGCTGCTGATCCTTGGCGTCGGGCCGCTGCCGGAGATGGGCATTGCCGGCGCCGCGATGGCGACTTTGCTGTCGCAAGCGATCTCGATGGTGGTGATGGTGGCGTATCTCTACTGGCGCAAGTCGGAGATCGTGCTTTACCGCGGCGAGTGGCACTTTCTGAAGCCCGATCCGGCGATCATGAAGACGCTGGTGGTCAAGGGTTTGCCGATGGGTGCGCAGATGCTCGTCGTTTCGATTTCGGCCGTCGTGATGATGGCGATGATCAATAGCTATGGCGCGCAAACGGCGGCCGCTTACGCCGTCGCGATGCAGTTGTGGACTTATCTGCAGATGCCGGCGATGGCGATCGGGATGGGGGTGTCGTCGTTCGCTGCGCAGAACGTGGGCGCCAAGCGCTGGGACCGAGTGGACGCGACGGCGCGCTCCGGAGTCGGCGTCAATGTTGCGCTGACGGGGGCGCTGATCGTGGTGCTCTACATTGTCGATCCTTACTTGGTGCAGCTGTTCCTGCCGGGCAATCCGGAAGCCATCGCGCTGGCTGAGCACATCAACAATATCGGGGCCTGGGCCTATGTCGGGTTCGGCGTGATGTTCGTGCTGTTCGGCGTCGTGCGCGCGACGGGCGCCGTGACGCCGCCATTACTGATCATGGCGTTCTCGCTTTTCGTTGTGCGCATAAGTTTTGCGGTGTTGCTGCAGCCCTACTGGGGCGCAGATGCGATCTGGTGGAGCTTCGCGGTCAGCATGATGACGTCGATGCTGCTCTCCGTTGCGTATTATCGCTGGGGCGGATGGCGTAAATCGCGGATGGGGCCGGCGCATGTCGAAGAAGCGCCCGACACCGGCGCGGGCGCGCCGGCGATTGACGCGATGGCGGCCAACGCGGTCGCAATCGACGACGAACCGCAAAAGGCCTAG
- a CDS encoding dihydrofolate reductase family protein gives MAKLVFGMNMSLDGYVDYDRFAPDPALFRYFIEQTRKTAGSIYGPRLYELMRYWDGDGWNQDGRAQDDLRAFAEAWRAMPKWVVSKSLKDVGPNATLISEDFETAIRKLKTERDGEIEVGGPKLAASLAKLGLIDAYHVFLHPVVLGHGEPFFAGVTPKLRLVRSEPIGEQALKLTYAPA, from the coding sequence ATGGCGAAGCTGGTCTTTGGAATGAACATGTCGCTAGACGGGTACGTCGACTACGACAGGTTCGCGCCTGATCCGGCGCTGTTCCGCTATTTCATAGAGCAAACGCGCAAGACAGCCGGCAGCATATACGGGCCGCGCCTGTACGAGCTCATGCGCTACTGGGATGGCGACGGTTGGAACCAGGATGGTCGGGCGCAAGACGATCTGCGCGCGTTCGCGGAGGCGTGGCGCGCGATGCCGAAATGGGTCGTGTCGAAATCGCTGAAGGACGTTGGCCCGAACGCGACGCTCATCAGCGAAGATTTCGAAACAGCGATCCGCAAGCTGAAGACCGAGCGCGACGGTGAGATCGAAGTGGGCGGGCCGAAACTCGCGGCGAGCCTGGCGAAGCTTGGCCTGATCGACGCGTATCACGTCTTTCTGCATCCCGTCGTGCTCGGGCACGGCGAACCGTTCTTCGCTGGCGTGACGCCGAAGCTGCGGCTGGTGCGGAGTGAGCCGATTGGGGAGCAGGCGCTGAAGCTGACGTACGCGCCGGCTTAG
- a CDS encoding cyclase family protein, producing the protein MSHFVDLSHHIEHGMETFKGLPGPVICDYWTREASEANYEDGSSFSIGRIDMVANTGTYVDAPFHRYADGRDLAHLPLASIAELDGLMVRNPHENGLATTPEHFAGLDVRGKAVLIATGWDAHWRTPPYFSDHSFLTEEAARYLADNGAAFVGIDSHNIDDTRTKRRPVHTILLAADIPIGEHLTRLNDLPPQGFTFHAAPPPVVGMGTFPVRAYAVLR; encoded by the coding sequence ATGTCACACTTTGTCGATCTCAGCCACCACATCGAACACGGCATGGAGACGTTCAAAGGTCTGCCGGGGCCGGTGATCTGCGATTACTGGACACGCGAAGCGTCAGAGGCAAACTACGAGGACGGCTCCAGCTTTTCCATCGGTCGCATCGACATGGTCGCCAACACCGGCACCTACGTCGATGCGCCCTTCCACCGCTACGCCGACGGCCGCGACCTCGCGCATCTGCCGCTCGCTTCGATCGCCGAACTCGATGGCCTCATGGTGCGCAACCCGCACGAGAACGGCCTCGCTACAACACCCGAGCATTTCGCCGGCCTCGATGTGCGCGGCAAGGCCGTGCTGATCGCCACCGGCTGGGACGCGCACTGGCGCACGCCTCCCTATTTCAGCGACCACTCATTCCTCACCGAAGAGGCAGCGCGCTATCTCGCCGACAACGGCGCGGCCTTCGTCGGCATCGACTCCCACAATATCGACGACACCCGCACCAAGCGCCGTCCCGTCCACACCATCCTACTGGCCGCCGACATTCCCATCGGCGAACACCTGACGCGCCTCAACGATCTACCGCCGCAAGGCTTCACCTTCCACGCCGCGCCGCCGCCGGTCGTCGGCATGGGCACGTTTCCCGTGCGCGCGTACGCTGTGCTCCGCTGA
- a CDS encoding AraC family transcriptional regulator, whose amino-acid sequence MREETVSSGFVLGLLGYAVSRGADRDALLASAGVDASALQDRDTRLPYTQYVALMHAAKDATGDPALALHFGEAVDVSDISIVGLIGKASETMLDAFEQLNRYVRLIVDVALDGENRFAMIRDASGLWFTDMRAAPNTFPELTESAFAHIISGPRRSGFPEWIKEVRVTHPRPAYGDEYARVFGTPVVFFSDRNAMRMEESIVTIKVGILPRYVFGVLTEHADALLRDPENAGTSRGRVESLLMPVLHKGEANMDAIAEKLGISRQTLYRSLKEENVTFEQVLDDLRHKLALEYLRAQKTTVNETAYLVGFSDPAAFSRAFKRWTGKSPSEMRGS is encoded by the coding sequence ATGCGTGAAGAGACCGTCTCCTCAGGCTTCGTTCTCGGTCTGCTCGGCTACGCCGTGTCACGCGGCGCCGATCGCGATGCGCTGCTTGCAAGCGCCGGCGTCGACGCATCCGCACTGCAAGATCGCGACACGCGCCTGCCCTACACGCAATACGTTGCACTGATGCACGCGGCCAAAGACGCCACCGGCGATCCCGCGCTCGCGCTGCACTTCGGCGAAGCGGTCGACGTCTCGGACATCTCCATTGTCGGATTGATCGGCAAAGCCTCGGAAACGATGCTCGACGCGTTCGAACAGCTCAACCGCTACGTCCGCCTCATCGTCGATGTCGCGCTGGACGGCGAAAACCGCTTCGCGATGATCCGGGACGCCTCCGGTCTTTGGTTCACCGATATGCGCGCCGCTCCGAACACCTTTCCCGAGCTCACCGAAAGCGCGTTCGCCCACATCATCTCCGGCCCCCGCCGGTCCGGCTTCCCGGAATGGATCAAGGAAGTGCGCGTGACACATCCGCGCCCTGCCTACGGCGACGAGTACGCGCGCGTCTTCGGGACACCAGTCGTGTTCTTCAGCGATCGCAACGCCATGCGGATGGAAGAAAGCATCGTAACCATCAAGGTCGGCATCCTGCCGCGCTACGTGTTCGGCGTGCTAACGGAGCACGCCGACGCGCTGCTGCGCGACCCGGAAAACGCAGGCACCTCACGCGGCCGGGTCGAAAGCCTGCTCATGCCGGTGCTGCACAAGGGCGAAGCGAACATGGACGCCATTGCCGAGAAACTCGGAATCAGCCGGCAGACGCTCTATAGATCGCTCAAAGAAGAGAACGTTACCTTCGAACAGGTTCTGGACGATCTCCGCCACAAGCTCGCGCTCGAATATCTGCGCGCGCAGAAGACCACCGTGAACGAAACCGCCTATCTCGTTGGCTTCTCCGACCCCGCCGCCTTCTCCCGCGCCTTCAAACGCTGGACCGGCAAAAGCCCAAGCGAAATGCGCGGCAGTTAA
- a CDS encoding glutathione S-transferase family protein, translating into MTITITAFAAALDQGAGMARDMRVRWALEEVGQPYEARLVPWEKFKEEAHIARNPFGQIPTYEERDLTLFESGAIVWHIAERFPGLLPKDADARARALMWMFAALSTVEPPIVDREIVEYAEDGKSWQGERYAMVDERIRGRLNQLSARFGDGEWLDGAFSAADIIMVHVLRRLEGTDILQEYPNLAAYVARAKERPAYKRAFAAQLAAWENTR; encoded by the coding sequence ATGACCATCACCATTACCGCCTTTGCAGCCGCGCTCGATCAGGGCGCCGGCATGGCGCGAGACATGCGCGTGCGGTGGGCGCTGGAGGAGGTGGGTCAGCCGTATGAGGCGCGGTTGGTTCCGTGGGAAAAGTTCAAGGAAGAGGCGCACATCGCGCGCAATCCGTTCGGGCAGATTCCGACCTATGAAGAACGCGACCTCACGCTATTCGAGTCAGGTGCGATCGTGTGGCACATCGCTGAACGCTTTCCTGGTTTGCTGCCGAAAGACGCTGATGCGCGGGCGCGTGCGTTGATGTGGATGTTCGCGGCGCTGAGCACGGTGGAGCCGCCGATCGTCGATCGCGAAATCGTCGAGTATGCGGAGGATGGCAAGAGTTGGCAGGGTGAACGTTATGCCATGGTCGACGAGCGCATTCGCGGGCGGCTGAACCAGCTCTCTGCGCGCTTTGGCGACGGCGAATGGCTCGATGGCGCCTTCAGCGCGGCCGATATTATCATGGTGCACGTGCTACGGCGGTTGGAAGGAACGGATATCCTGCAAGAGTATCCGAATCTCGCGGCCTATGTCGCCCGCGCCAAGGAGCGGCCAGCTTACAAGCGCGCATTCGCGGCGCAGTTGGCGGCGTGGGAAAACACGCGGTAA
- a CDS encoding 1,9-bis(guanidino)-5-aza-nonane synthase — protein MADAKIDSNRKAELLSSPVEHIDIASFDARPIIDAWGKMSFTSRDAARAAAILNMALEDQKCSTWLIMAGSTGAGGCLHVWRDMVEYNMADAIVATGACIIDMDFLEALGFKHYQAKEIPNDNTLRSLYIDRIYDTYIDEEELQNVDGTIYEICEMLEPRPYTSREFIYELGKWLANGNAKKKDSLIQRAYEKGVPIFVPAFSDCSAGFGIVKHQVERRKAGKPYLTIDSGGDFRELTEIKLAAGTTALFMVGGGVPKNFAQDTVVCAEILGHHDVEVHKYAVQITVADVRDGACSSSTLQEAASWGKVSTVHEQMVFAEATSVAPIIVSDAYHRGGWKKREARNWAKLFA, from the coding sequence ATGGCTGACGCCAAAATCGACTCGAACCGCAAAGCGGAACTTCTCTCCAGCCCCGTTGAGCACATCGACATCGCGTCGTTCGACGCGCGCCCGATCATCGACGCGTGGGGCAAGATGAGCTTCACTTCACGCGATGCTGCACGAGCGGCCGCGATTCTCAACATGGCGCTCGAAGATCAGAAGTGCTCGACCTGGCTGATCATGGCCGGCTCCACCGGCGCGGGTGGGTGTCTCCACGTCTGGCGCGACATGGTCGAGTACAACATGGCCGACGCCATCGTCGCCACCGGCGCCTGCATCATCGACATGGATTTCCTCGAAGCGCTCGGCTTCAAGCACTACCAAGCCAAGGAAATCCCGAACGACAACACGCTGCGCTCGCTCTACATCGACCGCATCTACGACACCTACATCGACGAAGAAGAGCTGCAGAACGTCGACGGCACGATCTACGAGATCTGCGAGATGCTCGAGCCGCGCCCGTACACGTCGCGCGAGTTCATCTATGAGCTCGGCAAGTGGCTCGCCAACGGGAACGCCAAGAAAAAAGATTCGCTGATCCAGCGCGCTTACGAAAAGGGCGTGCCGATCTTCGTGCCGGCGTTCTCCGATTGCTCGGCCGGCTTCGGCATCGTCAAGCACCAGGTCGAGCGCCGAAAAGCCGGCAAACCCTATCTCACCATCGATAGCGGCGGCGACTTCCGCGAGCTGACCGAGATCAAACTCGCCGCCGGCACCACCGCCCTCTTCATGGTCGGCGGCGGCGTGCCGAAGAACTTCGCGCAAGACACCGTCGTCTGCGCCGAAATCCTCGGCCACCACGACGTCGAAGTGCACAAATACGCCGTGCAGATCACGGTGGCGGATGTGCGCGACGGCGCCTGCTCCTCCTCAACGCTGCAAGAAGCCGCCAGCTGGGGCAAAGTCAGCACCGTGCACGAGCAAATGGTGTTCGCGGAAGCGACATCGGTTGCGCCGATTATCGTCAGCGACGCGTATCACCGTGGCGGCTGGAAAAAACGCGAAGCGCGGAATTGGGCGAAGCTGTTCGCGTAA
- a CDS encoding VOC family protein: MNKNTICLWYNGDAEDAARFYAEIFPNTRVGAVQRAPSDYPAGKQGDVIVVEFTVVGIPCIGLNGGPTFPQTEAFSFQIETEDQAETDRYWNAIVGHGGKESECGWCKDKWGVSWQITPRTLNEAMSAGGAEAKRAFDAMMKMKKIDVAKIDAARRG, translated from the coding sequence ATGAACAAGAACACCATCTGCCTCTGGTACAACGGCGACGCGGAAGACGCCGCGCGTTTCTACGCCGAGATTTTCCCCAACACCCGCGTCGGAGCCGTGCAACGCGCGCCCAGCGACTACCCGGCCGGCAAACAGGGCGATGTGATCGTCGTTGAGTTCACAGTCGTCGGCATTCCTTGCATCGGCCTCAATGGCGGACCGACGTTTCCGCAGACGGAAGCCTTCTCCTTCCAGATCGAAACCGAGGATCAAGCCGAAACCGACCGCTACTGGAACGCAATCGTCGGCCATGGCGGCAAGGAAAGCGAGTGCGGCTGGTGCAAGGACAAATGGGGCGTGAGCTGGCAAATCACGCCGCGCACGTTGAACGAAGCCATGTCAGCCGGCGGCGCCGAAGCCAAGCGCGCGTTCGACGCGATGATGAAGATGAAAAAGATCGACGTCGCCAAGATCGACGCCGCGCGGAGGGGCTGA